A genome region from Sceloporus undulatus isolate JIND9_A2432 ecotype Alabama chromosome 1, SceUnd_v1.1, whole genome shotgun sequence includes the following:
- the LOC121919370 gene encoding heme-binding protein 1-like isoform X2 encodes MRSLMKKMSQWMERNRTGSFLIGRQSPALTKCHFLKCEEIAYEERLYPAGKWACITKQEPKYEQSISMGFMKLIRYICKENSLGRHLGMTVPVINEIHLNKEGTELLQEVITAYYLPEEFQLNPPLPLDPEIQIQERAPFQVITRVFYGTTTEETILREIHLLWELLGSTDNVFRETYMVAAYQNPAVPNRRNEIWFIRRAD; translated from the exons ATGAGGTCCTTGATGAAGAAGATGAGCCAATGGATGGAGAGGAACAGAACAGGCTCTTTTCTCATTGGGAGACAGTCGCCAGCACTCACCAAGTGTCACTTCCTCAAG TGTGAGGAGATAGCATATGAGGAACGGTTGTACCCAGCTGGGAAATGGGCATGCATCACCAAACAAGAACCCAAGTATGAGCAGAGCATCTCTATGGGTTTCATGAAACTAATACGGTACATCTGCAAGGAAAACTCCCTAG GCCGCCACTTGGGGATGACTGTTCCAGTGATCAATGAAATCCACCTGAATAAGGAAGGCACAGAATTGCTTCAAGAGGTCATCACAGCTTATTACCTCCCTGAGGAATTTCAACTCaaccctcctctcccccttgacCCAGAAATCCAGATTCAAGAAAGAGCACCATTTCAAGTTATCACCAG GGTGTTTTATGGGACGACTACAGAAGAAACGATTCTACGGGAGATCCACCTTCTCTGGGAGTTGCTGGGCTCTACAGATAATGTGTTCCGTGAAACCTACATGGTGGCTGCATACCAGAATCCAGCTGTACCTAACCGTCGTAATGAGATCTGGTTTATTCGGCGAGCAGACTGA
- the LOC121919370 gene encoding heme-binding protein 1-like isoform X1 yields MARISLEELNEMSDEVLDEEDEPMDGEEQNRLFSHWETVASTHQVSLPQEMAGPIVQMTRHNQTREPVPYATLSQHEKCEEIAYEERLYPAGKWACITKQEPKYEQSISMGFMKLIRYICKENSLGRHLGMTVPVINEIHLNKEGTELLQEVITAYYLPEEFQLNPPLPLDPEIQIQERAPFQVITRVFYGTTTEETILREIHLLWELLGSTDNVFRETYMVAAYQNPAVPNRRNEIWFIRRAD; encoded by the exons ATGGCTCGTATTTCTCTGGAAGAACTAAATGAAATGAGTGATGAGGTCCTTGATGAAGAAGATGAGCCAATGGATGGAGAGGAACAGAACAGGCTCTTTTCTCATTGGGAGACAGTCGCCAGCACTCACCAAGTGTCACTTCCTCAAG AGATGGCAGGTCCAATAGTGCAAATGACACGCCATAACCAGACGCGCGAGCCTGTACCCTATGCTACTTTATCACAGCATGAGAAG TGTGAGGAGATAGCATATGAGGAACGGTTGTACCCAGCTGGGAAATGGGCATGCATCACCAAACAAGAACCCAAGTATGAGCAGAGCATCTCTATGGGTTTCATGAAACTAATACGGTACATCTGCAAGGAAAACTCCCTAG GCCGCCACTTGGGGATGACTGTTCCAGTGATCAATGAAATCCACCTGAATAAGGAAGGCACAGAATTGCTTCAAGAGGTCATCACAGCTTATTACCTCCCTGAGGAATTTCAACTCaaccctcctctcccccttgacCCAGAAATCCAGATTCAAGAAAGAGCACCATTTCAAGTTATCACCAG GGTGTTTTATGGGACGACTACAGAAGAAACGATTCTACGGGAGATCCACCTTCTCTGGGAGTTGCTGGGCTCTACAGATAATGTGTTCCGTGAAACCTACATGGTGGCTGCATACCAGAATCCAGCTGTACCTAACCGTCGTAATGAGATCTGGTTTATTCGGCGAGCAGACTGA